Below is a genomic region from Balaenoptera ricei isolate mBalRic1 chromosome 3, mBalRic1.hap2, whole genome shotgun sequence.
GTGCCCTGCCCGCTCCAGCATAGGGACACTGTGATGGGCGTTGAAGGCTTGTGGCGACTCCTCTGGTGACAACTTACAGGTGGAGCAGATCCAAAACTGTGGAGCCGGGAGACTAACAGGGAAGGTAGAGGAAGAGCAGTTCTCCAGGAAAAAAGTTAGGCAGACGATGCCACCTGATTTCTCCTGGTTAGCTGaggtctctctctgcctctgcttccGGGATAGACTCATACCCTTGATTCTGGAATGTGACTGTCGCCACTTGCCTGTACTTGGTCTGGTGGAATCGAAGGCTTAGACTATGACAGGAGTGGACACAAGGGACCAAGATTATAGTTCTCATAGTTAgtatcatttattaagcacccactgATATACACTCCCTCGCACAGGGAACATTTGAAAGACAAAGTCCCAGCCTGTTTTCAGAAAAATGTACCCACCACAGCAGGTGTTCTTAACCGGGGGTCCCCGATCCTTAGGATGTCCATAAACAGCCCTCTAGGGGATCTGGGGGAATCTGTTGATTGCCTCAAGTTGTTTGCAGAACTTTTCATGTATGTGTACGTGAGCATTTTCCTGAGGAAGGAGGTGCCCAGCTTTCATCAGATTTCTCAAAGCATCtagggatattaaaaaaaaagaatccctccTCTAGAGGGAGGAGAATCCCTCCTCTAGACACCAAGATATCTACTCTGCAGGTCAGCATTTCCCAACACACAGGCCTGGGACCGTCTGTGTCAGAATTACCTGGGATGCTTATATTTACCGGCAAGTTCCTGGCCTCCAGCTGAACCTCCTGAGTCAGTCTTtcaggggtggggcctgggatgtTTTGTTTTGGTGATGTTGATTTTGATGCCTAGTCAAATATGAAAACCATTTTTCTGAGTTCAGGTGTCTATAGCAAACAACTTATAAATAGGGGATTAACATCCAagttgggggtggaggaggggggagccTGTCCGTTGCGTCTGTGTCCCCTCCTTGGGAGAGAACCCCAGATGTAAGCTGTTTTGGTCAGGGAGAGAGGGTTGAAATCCCATTGGGATGAGCCCCACCCCCATACGTGGCATTGATTGAGCCAGAATGTTCGGAGTGGGTTGGGGGCAGCAGCAGCtctggcccagggctgggggcgggcCAGCTAGCCAAAGACACAGGTGTGGTTTTGCTCTGAGAGTCTTATGACTGAGTTAATCCCTCCGGGATGTTCCACCCCAGATCCACAGCCTCCCAGACAAACCAATCCCAGGATCTTGCCTGGGCTCCACCAGCCTGCCACGTCTGCTCCTCCTCTCCTGGCCTGGGCTCACTTGGCCCCCTCCCTTGAAGATAACGGTAGAGATTCCAGGATGGTAGCATCCGGAAGGCCTCTACCGCAACCTGCCCCTCCCTGGCTTCACTCCACCTCCATCCTGTCCCGCACCTCTGCAGGCAGCCCTTCGTAAAGGGTGTCCTCCACCAGGAGCCCCGACTTCTTCAGCCCCCCACAGTTGCCGAGTTCTTCCGGCAGCGCCTCCAGCCGGTTGCCCTTGAGCTCCAGGCGGCTGAGGGCCCTGAGGGCCCCCACCTGGGGCGAGAGCTGGCTCAGCTGGTTGTAGCCGAGGAGCAGCGTCCGCAGCTTGCGGCAGAAGAAGAGCTCGTCGGGCAGAAGCTCCAGGGCGTTGTAGGAGAGAGCCAGGTGCTGCAGGTTCTGGAGGAGGCCCAGCTCGGCCGGCAGGGAGTGCAGCCCGTTATGGGAGACATCCAGCAGGCGGAGGCCAGAGCACATGCCGAGCTGGGTGGGCAGTGTCTCCAGCTTGTTGTGGCTGAGATAGAGCTGCTCAAGGCCCCGGAGCTTCCGTACGTGCTCGGGGACGTAGGCGATCTGGTTGTGCCACAGCCGGAGTGTGACCAGCTTGCGGCAGTGCTGGAAGCTGAGGATCTCCTCGATGGACCGCAGGTGGTTGTCCTTGAGGTCCAGTTCCTGCAGTGCGCCCAGGCTGAAGACGGCATGGGGGATGCGCTCCAGCCCGCAGGCCACCAGCTCCAGCTCCCGAAGCACCACCAGCTTCTTGAGGCTGTTCAGTGCCAGCAGGCGGGCCCCGTCGTTGTGCAGGCTGAGCCGCTGCAGGTGACCGGCCACGTCAGTCACGCTGGCGGGCACCTTGCCGGCGTTGCTCTGCAGCGACAGCACCTTCAGCTGCTTCAGCTCCCGGAGGCTCTCGAGGGTCGCCGCCCGGGCCAGGTCCAGGGGGAAGAGCCCCTCCAGGTGCAGCTCCTCCAGGCCGCGCAGCCCGAACACCCAGAGGGGCACCTCTCGGAGCTCCTCGCACTTGACCCGGATGACCTTCAGGTGGTCCCGCAGGAAGATCTGCAAGGAGAAGGGCAGCCTGGCCGGCGAGTGGAGCAGGCTGAGCTCCTGCAGGTGCACCAGCTGTGCGAGGCCTGGGGGGAAGGTGATGTCACAGATGGCCTCCAGCCGCAGTGCCTCCACCTCGCTGAGCTCGAAGACCGTGTCGGGCAGCCCCGGGAGCATGCAGAGGGCCAGCTCGAGCCGGCCCCAGGCGTTGCGCTGCAGCTTCTGCCGCAGCTTCTCGGTCGTCCACTCGTGGTTGAGGTTGAGCTGCTTCAGGCGGCTCTCGCTGACCTCGGAGAGGAAGACAGCGAAGCGCTTGGAGTAGAGTGAGTCGTACTGGTCGATGAGGTGCAGCATGAAGGCGAAGTCGTTCTTGACGTCGGGGATGTCGCCCATGCCCGTCTCTTCCCGCACAGATCGGAAGGAGTACTCCTTGAGGGGCCGGTGGAAGAGCCAGCAGAGTGTGTAGAAGCAGGTGATCCCGTAGACGCACACGAAGGAGATGTAGCAGAAAGCCAGCTTGGAGAAGAGGTGGGCCTTGGTGTGGTTGCAGCAGAAGCTGGCATAGCCCGTGACCTCCGAGGTCTCCACCCTACAGGCCACCAGGAAGCTGATTTTCCCCACGTAGACGAGGTTGTAGACCAGGATGGCCAAGAACTTGCAGACCTTGAGCACCGTCTGCCGGATGTACATGGTGTACAGGATGTCCCCCTCTTCCACGTGCATGCGGAATTTCTTGACCTTCTCAAACAGGGCTTTGGCCTGCTCACCTTCCTTTTTGTCCAGCAGGGTGACAGCCGGTGGCTCCGTCACCACCTTCTCGGGCTCCGCCAGCACCTTCTCCTTCTCACCCTCACCTGCCTTCCCCGGTCCTGCCGCCGCTGCTGCCATGGTCACCACTGCCCGCCTGGCGGCGGCAGGGTTCTTGTGGTTCTCCCCGGAGACCTCGGATA
It encodes:
- the LRRC8E gene encoding volume-regulated anion channel subunit LRRC8E, whose translation is MIPVAEFKQFAEQQPAFKVLKPWWDVLAEYLTVAMLMIGVFGCTLQVTQDKIICLPSHEPRENLSEAPCQQLLPRGVSEHMGDLRELSGLRNNLDLQQYSFINQLCYETALHWYAKYFPYLVVIHTLIFMVCTSFWFKFPSTSSKIEHFISILGKCFDSPWTTRALSEVSGENHKNPAAARRAVVTMAAAAAGPGKAGEGEKEKVLAEPEKVVTEPPAVTLLDKKEGEQAKALFEKVKKFRMHVEEGDILYTMYIRQTVLKVCKFLAILVYNLVYVGKISFLVACRVETSEVTGYASFCCNHTKAHLFSKLAFCYISFVCVYGITCFYTLCWLFHRPLKEYSFRSVREETGMGDIPDVKNDFAFMLHLIDQYDSLYSKRFAVFLSEVSESRLKQLNLNHEWTTEKLRQKLQRNAWGRLELALCMLPGLPDTVFELSEVEALRLEAICDITFPPGLAQLVHLQELSLLHSPARLPFSLQIFLRDHLKVIRVKCEELREVPLWVFGLRGLEELHLEGLFPLDLARAATLESLRELKQLKVLSLQSNAGKVPASVTDVAGHLQRLSLHNDGARLLALNSLKKLVVLRELELVACGLERIPHAVFSLGALQELDLKDNHLRSIEEILSFQHCRKLVTLRLWHNQIAYVPEHVRKLRGLEQLYLSHNKLETLPTQLGMCSGLRLLDVSHNGLHSLPAELGLLQNLQHLALSYNALELLPDELFFCRKLRTLLLGYNQLSQLSPQVGALRALSRLELKGNRLEALPEELGNCGGLKKSGLLVEDTLYEGLPAEVRDRMEVE